Proteins encoded within one genomic window of Oryza glaberrima chromosome 12, OglaRS2, whole genome shotgun sequence:
- the LOC127757779 gene encoding SKP1-like protein 5, with product MVMAMAMEAAPAPVPLPLVLRFRNGEDRFALTDQPRQLPLGYAIDAPSIRSARTFGLLDEYARVHAQHARGDPGAVPDIAAWDRAFMEREFTATDELHDLFMAASTLEMDGLSVLCAQKTADVVKKRTVEEVKALLGIADVGMTPEEELKLQHDNDAILCLH from the exons atggtgatggcgatggcgatggaggcggcgccggcgccggtgccgctgCCGCTGGTGCTGCGGTTCCGGAACGGCGAGGACCGCTTCGCGCTCACCGACCAGCCGAGGCAACTCCCCTTGGGGTACGCGATCGACGCCCCCTCCATTCGCTCCGCCCGCACCTTCGGCCTCCTCGACGAGTACGCGCGGGTCCACGCGCAGCACGCGCGGGGCGACCCCGGCGCCGTGCCCGACATCGCCGCCTGGGATCGCGCCTTCATGGAGCGGGAGTTCACCGCCACCGACGAGCTCCACGACCTCTTCATG GCTGCGTCGACGCTGGAAATGGACGGGCTGAGTGTACTGTGTGCACAGAAGACGGCGGACGTCGTCAAGAAGCGCACCGTGGAGGAGGTCAAGGCGCTGCTCGGCATCGCCGACGTCGGCAtgacgccggaggaggagctcaAGCTCCAGCACGACAACGATGCCATCCTCTGCCTCCATTAA